The following coding sequences are from one Paenibacillus tundrae window:
- a CDS encoding AraC family transcriptional regulator — protein sequence MRYDLYKFNESTLHFGYRRKSINNEHMETFHSHLGIELLLIHQGSGTMIVNNRSYEIKPGMFCIFQPYQLHHLKLDYSNNQCFERSLAIFEPSMFEAYFEKWPILHAFFRHIYVGKLSSPCFYNLNDQHMLVHLFRSFQEQMSNWDESNRLEEISLFLVNFLHHLKPLWTDFEVNSTISPTERKNHQVERILGWIEKNHHVPFRLDELAQSLHLSSYHLSHLFKDATGVSISQYIATRRIHQSVRLLTTTTKPISLIAEEIGLTNVSYFCKLFKEQMDVTPHQYRKRWVNHPFRLE from the coding sequence ATGCGATATGATCTGTACAAGTTCAATGAGAGCACCCTTCATTTCGGGTATAGGCGCAAAAGCATAAATAACGAGCATATGGAGACATTTCATTCTCACTTAGGCATCGAATTATTGTTGATCCACCAAGGAAGTGGAACGATGATCGTTAATAACCGGAGCTATGAAATTAAACCGGGCATGTTCTGCATTTTTCAGCCATACCAGCTGCACCACCTGAAATTGGATTACTCCAACAATCAATGTTTTGAACGATCTTTGGCTATTTTTGAGCCCTCTATGTTTGAAGCCTATTTCGAGAAATGGCCCATTTTACACGCGTTCTTCAGACATATTTATGTAGGTAAACTCTCCTCGCCTTGCTTCTATAATCTGAACGACCAGCATATGTTGGTTCACTTATTCAGGAGCTTTCAAGAGCAAATGTCCAACTGGGACGAGTCGAATCGATTAGAAGAAATTTCACTGTTTCTGGTGAACTTCCTGCATCATCTCAAACCGTTATGGACTGATTTCGAGGTTAACTCTACTATTTCTCCGACCGAACGCAAAAACCATCAGGTGGAGCGAATCTTAGGGTGGATTGAAAAAAATCATCATGTTCCTTTTCGTTTAGATGAGTTGGCTCAATCGTTGCACTTGTCTTCCTATCACCTCTCTCATTTATTCAAAGACGCTACTGGAGTCAGCATTTCTCAATATATCGCCACTCGTAGGATTCATCAGTCTGTTCGATTATTAACGACGACAACCAAACCGATCTCGCTCATTGCTGAGGAAATCGGCTTGACCAATGTATCGTATTTCTGCAAATTATTCAAAGAACAGATGGACGTCACACCCCACCAGTATCGCAAAAGATGGGTCAATCATCCGTTTCGTCTGGAATAA
- a CDS encoding ABC transporter permease produces MNVSSRRKITRILRSELDKLVTLPWIWINVLSTFIANLFLAAAYTSASTGLHGTVGIQNELDIGLASMVYLQAGFIILGILATCTEYTGGQMRTTLTVVPWRGLQLCMKHVALAIITIPAAFVIVLSGVLYPLIMLRDTAAVVELDIIIGTLVGATGYLTLITLLSAAVGAILRRTTSALVVLLTYYFILSPLSRDFLPRIRDYFPDTAGLYMYIPPSSDVINGFTPIQGTGISMLWTLTLIIVATICHCKRDV; encoded by the coding sequence ATGAATGTTTCTTCTCGTAGAAAGATCACTCGAATTCTTAGGAGTGAGTTAGATAAATTAGTTACACTTCCATGGATATGGATTAATGTTCTAAGTACATTCATAGCTAATTTATTTTTAGCAGCAGCTTACACTTCTGCTTCTACTGGTTTGCATGGGACAGTAGGGATACAAAATGAACTAGATATAGGACTTGCATCTATGGTATACCTTCAGGCAGGCTTCATTATCCTCGGTATTTTAGCTACTTGTACGGAGTATACGGGAGGGCAGATGCGAACGACTTTGACTGTTGTACCTTGGCGTGGTCTTCAATTATGCATGAAGCATGTAGCTTTGGCGATCATAACCATTCCTGCCGCATTTGTTATTGTTTTATCTGGTGTACTATATCCTTTAATAATGTTAAGAGACACTGCGGCAGTAGTTGAACTAGATATAATCATAGGAACATTAGTAGGTGCAACAGGCTATCTAACATTAATCACACTTCTCAGTGCGGCGGTAGGTGCTATATTAAGAAGAACCACGTCTGCTTTAGTGGTGCTACTTACTTATTATTTTATACTGAGTCCATTGTCGAGGGACTTTCTACCTCGTATTAGAGATTACTTTCCAGATACGGCAGGATTGTATATGTACATACCACCTTCCTCTGATGTAATCAATGGTTTTACTCCCATACAAGGAACAGGCATTTCCATGTTATGGACACTCACTTTGATTATAGTAGCCACTATCTGTCATTGTAAGCGAGATGTCTAA
- a CDS encoding ABC transporter permease: MRVFNAEMSKLFSLPSIWLACFIGAFAPAIFAGLDSLAQKEDIIAGVSTRLAEVGYVGLAFGVQGVIILGVLAVSSEYFTESSESGGGRQITTSLSVVPSRLYFLLAKAGAVITISALLCMIATVTTILSTELILGEYAPAFDWPRLIGAVCYWVFTALIAFGLTVLTKNSIIPLTVLMINSSIVSFSILLAKVTPLAVYLPDRAGIDMFMSMNDRFHTPHIGGLVMFTWVVVLMIVAAIVFHRRDVAS; the protein is encoded by the coding sequence GTGAGAGTATTCAACGCGGAAATGTCTAAATTGTTCTCCCTTCCGAGCATCTGGCTTGCCTGCTTCATTGGAGCTTTTGCCCCAGCAATCTTTGCTGGGCTGGATAGTCTGGCACAAAAAGAAGATATTATCGCTGGAGTTAGCACAAGGCTAGCGGAAGTTGGATATGTCGGATTAGCTTTTGGTGTGCAAGGAGTTATCATCCTAGGTGTGCTTGCTGTAAGTAGTGAGTATTTCACAGAAAGCAGTGAATCTGGTGGAGGACGACAGATTACAACAAGTTTATCTGTAGTACCATCCCGGCTTTATTTTTTGCTGGCAAAGGCAGGCGCTGTGATAACAATCAGCGCATTGCTCTGTATGATAGCTACTGTAACAACTATATTATCAACTGAGCTAATTCTTGGTGAATATGCTCCAGCATTTGATTGGCCCAGACTTATCGGTGCAGTTTGCTACTGGGTGTTCACCGCGCTGATAGCTTTCGGGCTTACTGTTCTAACCAAGAATAGTATTATACCGCTTACTGTACTCATGATAAACTCATCTATAGTTTCATTTAGTATCTTGCTTGCCAAGGTTACACCACTAGCCGTCTATTTACCAGATCGTGCCGGCATTGATATGTTTATGTCTATGAACGACAGATTTCACACTCCGCACATAGGTGGCTTGGTGATGTTTACATGGGTGGTCGTTCTTATGATTGTTGCAGCTATTGTATTCCATAGGAGGGACGTTGCATCATGA
- a CDS encoding ABC transporter ATP-binding protein codes for MLTLNNVVKRRGAQEILSGISFKAEPGRVTGFLGPNGAGKSSTLRILLGLDRATSGTALINGFPFRELQHPLTTIGAALDGSGAHRMRTGRAHLCWIARAAGLSLARVEEVLEIVGLTNAAGKRIGSYSLGMGKRLGIAAALLGDPQILVLDEPVNGLDPEGIRWIRTFLRERAESGNTVLLSSHLMGELAETVDDVVIIKKGKIVADGTLEEVIGNYSTLEEAFFALTTTENAGDVG; via the coding sequence TTGCTTACACTTAATAACGTAGTGAAACGTCGTGGGGCTCAAGAAATATTATCTGGTATTAGCTTCAAAGCGGAACCTGGTAGAGTAACGGGTTTTTTAGGTCCGAATGGGGCGGGTAAAAGTTCTACACTTCGCATCCTGCTCGGATTAGATCGCGCCACCTCAGGGACTGCATTAATTAATGGGTTTCCATTCAGAGAATTACAGCATCCTCTAACAACAATAGGTGCTGCACTTGATGGATCAGGAGCTCATCGTATGAGAACAGGACGAGCCCACCTGTGCTGGATTGCTCGTGCCGCAGGATTGTCGCTCGCACGTGTCGAGGAAGTTCTGGAAATTGTAGGTCTGACTAATGCGGCCGGTAAAAGAATAGGCAGTTACTCTCTTGGTATGGGGAAAAGACTTGGGATAGCAGCTGCATTACTTGGTGATCCGCAAATATTGGTATTAGATGAGCCTGTGAATGGGCTCGATCCAGAGGGGATTCGTTGGATTCGGACATTCCTACGTGAACGTGCAGAGTCTGGGAATACGGTGCTACTATCAAGTCATCTCATGGGAGAGCTTGCAGAGACGGTTGATGATGTGGTGATCATTAAGAAGGGAAAAATCGTTGCAGATGGAACATTGGAAGAAGTCATAGGCAACTATTCCACGTTAGAGGAGGCTTTTTTTGCGCTTACTACAACGGAAAATGCAGGTGATGTTGGGTGA
- a CDS encoding Hsp20/alpha crystallin family protein: MFEMTPFRKRNEDLFGHMLKSFNDVFDSPWVSPLGNSNQPFRTDIREDEDKYWIEADLPGIAKQDIDIQVQGNELIIRAKRHDFQEHKDDSNRIIRQERRSGEFLRRFYVERIDEENIKARLEDGVLKLEVPKRLGEENNHKRIQID, from the coding sequence ATGTTTGAGATGACTCCGTTTCGTAAACGAAATGAAGACCTGTTCGGACACATGCTGAAATCCTTCAATGATGTGTTTGACAGTCCATGGGTATCTCCCTTGGGCAACAGCAACCAGCCATTCCGAACCGATATTCGTGAAGACGAGGACAAATATTGGATTGAGGCAGATCTTCCGGGAATCGCAAAACAAGATATTGATATTCAGGTTCAAGGCAATGAATTGATTATTCGAGCCAAACGTCATGATTTTCAAGAGCATAAGGATGATTCCAATCGTATTATCCGGCAGGAGCGCCGATCGGGTGAATTCCTTCGACGTTTCTATGTGGAACGAATTGATGAAGAGAATATCAAAGCCAGATTGGAAGATGGCGTGTTAAAGCTTGAAGTTCCGAAACGTTTAGGGGAAGAGAACAACCATAAGCGCATTCAGATTGATTAA
- a CDS encoding cytochrome P450 translates to MSKEVVSVPAITQFNTRSEEFFPLEWYKKMLNDNPIYYHEETDCWNVFRYDDVKKVLSDHEFFSAEGNRTILEVGAKNKEGAIPEKVSISSMDPPRHHKYRSLMSAAFTPRSLKNWEPRIQQVIKNVVNNIESNTTVDIVESYASPIPSMVMADLLGVPLEDSHLFKKWVDVLFQPSNNVDQEQLEKKKQTAAKEYFQHIYPIVVRKRANPGEDIISDLLAVEVDQEKFTDDEVVRTTMLLLGAGIETTSHMISSMFYSLLYDDSTLYKQLREEPNLVPNTVEEMLRYRFQISKRHRTVKQDNDVLGVQLKKGDLVIAWMSAANMDEHMFERPFELDIHRKNNKRNLTFGIGPHFCLGAPLARLELNIALTAFLEKFAEIRPAESFNLEDNLATSAPGQSLIRLPLQVI, encoded by the coding sequence ATGAGTAAAGAAGTTGTCTCAGTTCCAGCGATCACTCAGTTTAACACCAGATCTGAAGAATTTTTTCCACTAGAATGGTACAAAAAGATGCTAAACGACAATCCAATCTATTATCACGAGGAGACCGATTGTTGGAATGTTTTTCGATATGATGATGTAAAGAAGGTGCTTAGTGATCATGAGTTCTTTTCTGCCGAGGGGAATCGAACTATTTTAGAAGTAGGTGCCAAAAACAAAGAGGGAGCCATTCCTGAAAAAGTCAGCATTTCAAGTATGGATCCACCTCGTCATCACAAATATCGATCCCTGATGTCTGCTGCATTTACACCTCGTAGTCTGAAAAATTGGGAGCCGCGCATTCAACAAGTCATTAAGAATGTAGTAAATAACATAGAGAGTAACACCACAGTAGATATTGTTGAGTCTTATGCAAGTCCGATTCCTTCCATGGTAATGGCTGATTTGTTGGGAGTGCCGTTAGAGGATAGTCATCTGTTCAAAAAATGGGTAGATGTTTTGTTCCAGCCATCCAACAACGTAGACCAAGAGCAGTTAGAGAAGAAGAAACAGACTGCAGCCAAAGAATACTTTCAACATATTTATCCAATCGTTGTTCGGAAGAGAGCGAATCCTGGGGAGGACATTATATCTGACCTTCTGGCGGTAGAGGTGGATCAGGAGAAATTTACAGACGACGAGGTTGTTCGAACAACGATGCTGTTACTTGGAGCAGGTATTGAAACAACAAGCCATATGATATCGAGCATGTTCTACTCTTTATTGTATGACGATTCAACCTTGTACAAGCAATTGAGAGAAGAACCTAATCTGGTACCTAACACCGTAGAAGAAATGCTCCGTTATCGTTTCCAGATCTCGAAGAGGCATCGTACCGTCAAGCAAGATAATGATGTGTTAGGTGTTCAGCTGAAAAAGGGAGATCTAGTGATTGCATGGATGAGTGCAGCGAATATGGATGAACATATGTTTGAGCGACCTTTCGAACTTGATATTCATCGAAAAAATAATAAAAGAAATCTTACGTTTGGCATTGGTCCTCATTTCTGTTTAGGTGCGCCACTTGCCAGATTAGAGTTGAATATTGCACTAACCGCTTTTCTTGAAAAGTTTGCCGAGATCAGACCTGCGGAATCATTCAATTTGGAGGATAATCTAGCCACTTCTGCACCTGGCCAAAGTCTGATTCGTTTACCCTTGCAAGTCATCTAA
- a CDS encoding TetR/AcrR family transcriptional regulator gives MSSRKQSLLETALTLFIEHGFANTTIQMILDHSGVSKGTFYKFFNSKEDCLYSILNQRMQEDNLIRKELEGKHYHSDFDLLVDQIAIPMSLPSKERVWELYWSGFYSGEINSANLATLQLKWLSTRLIEVYGQEIRLYASEGAILCYGILHQIANASRSLNTEKPIWNEVVPKVLRYIEVILKTMQQKNEHIFDYTSLALINGDRNTNSNHINLEEWLEEFEEFDRLVQNSNESLKLKQLSNGLLTLLKEKNDFNTSVIEVVLKAFHSEHKSSQFQSEANRLVQSCWWYLEQLQK, from the coding sequence ATGAGTAGTCGTAAACAAAGTTTATTGGAGACAGCTCTTACACTTTTCATAGAACATGGTTTTGCAAATACAACCATTCAGATGATCTTGGATCACTCAGGCGTTTCGAAAGGAACCTTCTATAAGTTCTTCAATTCGAAGGAAGATTGCTTATATTCCATTCTCAATCAACGGATGCAAGAGGATAACTTGATTCGAAAAGAACTTGAGGGTAAACATTATCACTCTGATTTTGATCTGCTTGTTGATCAGATTGCTATTCCCATGTCACTTCCTAGTAAAGAAAGAGTATGGGAGTTATACTGGTCTGGGTTTTATTCCGGAGAGATTAACTCTGCAAACCTAGCTACATTGCAGCTGAAGTGGTTGTCTACTAGATTAATTGAGGTATATGGACAGGAGATACGTTTGTACGCGAGCGAAGGAGCTATTCTATGCTACGGTATATTACACCAGATTGCCAATGCATCGAGGAGTTTGAATACCGAGAAGCCAATTTGGAACGAAGTTGTGCCCAAAGTTTTGAGGTATATAGAAGTGATTTTAAAGACAATGCAGCAAAAGAACGAACACATTTTTGATTATACGTCTCTAGCGCTTATCAATGGGGATAGAAATACAAACAGTAACCATATCAATCTAGAAGAATGGTTAGAAGAGTTTGAGGAATTCGATCGACTTGTACAAAACTCCAATGAATCATTAAAATTAAAACAACTGTCTAACGGGCTGTTAACGTTACTAAAGGAGAAGAATGACTTTAATACCTCCGTGATTGAAGTGGTGCTCAAAGCATTCCATAGCGAGCATAAATCGAGCCAATTTCAATCCGAAGCGAACAGACTTGTTCAATCCTGTTGGTGGTATTTAGAACAATTGCAAAAGTGA
- a CDS encoding extracellular solute-binding protein yields MNKKTRSVVLSLLMSTVLLAACTNDSGVGQNPTNPDTDTSDSGTITIHTVTSEHTAAKYPQGDDITNNVWIRRYQEKFNINVKTDWVSDEYNTKLNLAIASNDLPDVFRVNPSQLKQLVEADMVMDLTEVFDQHASDRVKSYMEMDKDSYESGKKDGKLYGIPQMHWGLIEQPDFVWIRNDWKEELGLKDPTSMGDIKEIALKFMEKHGGYGIAVDQSLDYLNLLAIAWGAHPDMWIEDSTGKLAYGSIQPEMKQALADWAEWYKQGIIDPEFAIKDFNAMNADIVAGKVGIQPFYQWWGYNPGVDTVSNLGKDAIFYPYLIPTVDGKEAKQSIFFANNSYIVMKKGFANPQEVIKILNDYAYIVDEGSGKESQETLSDLLDNDIAHVVGAFRVLNPNSDYEQFEAVSAALQSNDTSGLTTSGMWQKYNNSVEFMENATPGSVGDYLQQGAPKNAYSLAKKVLDSENYIKTALWGVSPEVLSNYGSTLDDILTEGFTKIIMGSESIDYFDVLVQNWRAAGGDEATQAVNDTYGK; encoded by the coding sequence ATGAACAAGAAAACGAGATCTGTCGTGTTGTCTTTACTCATGTCGACCGTATTACTCGCAGCTTGTACAAACGATAGCGGTGTTGGTCAAAATCCAACGAATCCGGACACGGATACCAGCGATTCAGGAACCATAACGATTCATACCGTAACATCTGAACACACGGCTGCGAAATATCCACAGGGCGATGATATTACCAACAATGTATGGATACGGCGATACCAAGAAAAGTTCAATATTAATGTCAAAACGGACTGGGTCAGTGATGAGTACAATACCAAATTAAATCTGGCCATCGCCTCCAATGATCTACCTGACGTATTCAGAGTTAACCCTTCTCAATTGAAGCAGCTGGTCGAAGCGGACATGGTAATGGATCTAACCGAAGTGTTCGATCAACACGCTTCAGATCGTGTTAAAAGTTACATGGAAATGGACAAGGACAGTTACGAGTCTGGGAAGAAGGATGGCAAATTGTACGGTATACCTCAGATGCACTGGGGATTAATTGAGCAGCCCGATTTTGTCTGGATTCGGAACGATTGGAAAGAAGAACTCGGTCTCAAAGACCCTACCTCCATGGGAGACATCAAGGAGATCGCATTAAAGTTTATGGAGAAGCACGGCGGTTATGGCATCGCGGTAGACCAAAGTCTAGATTACTTGAACCTACTCGCAATTGCGTGGGGCGCACATCCCGATATGTGGATCGAGGATTCCACTGGAAAATTAGCTTATGGCTCAATCCAGCCCGAAATGAAGCAGGCACTTGCTGACTGGGCGGAATGGTATAAACAAGGGATCATTGACCCGGAGTTCGCAATCAAAGACTTTAACGCAATGAATGCCGATATTGTCGCAGGCAAAGTGGGAATTCAGCCTTTTTACCAATGGTGGGGTTACAATCCTGGCGTAGATACAGTATCCAATCTGGGAAAAGACGCGATCTTCTACCCTTATCTCATCCCTACAGTTGATGGAAAGGAAGCGAAGCAATCCATCTTCTTCGCTAACAACAGTTATATTGTCATGAAGAAAGGATTCGCTAATCCACAAGAAGTGATCAAAATTCTGAACGACTACGCATACATCGTGGACGAGGGCAGTGGTAAGGAATCTCAGGAAACATTGTCCGACTTATTAGATAACGATATTGCACATGTTGTTGGTGCATTCCGCGTGCTTAATCCTAACTCCGATTATGAGCAGTTTGAAGCCGTATCCGCAGCTCTTCAATCCAATGACACTAGCGGATTAACCACCTCAGGTATGTGGCAGAAATACAACAACAGTGTAGAGTTTATGGAGAATGCAACGCCAGGATCCGTCGGTGATTATCTGCAGCAAGGAGCGCCTAAGAATGCCTATAGTCTTGCCAAGAAAGTGTTAGACAGCGAGAACTATATCAAGACAGCTCTGTGGGGAGTTTCACCAGAAGTATTGTCAAACTACGGCTCAACACTGGATGATATTCTGACTGAAGGCTTCACGAAGATCATTATGGGTAGTGAGAGTATTGATTATTTCGATGTTCTTGTTCAGAATTGGCGTGCTGCCGGAGGCGATGAAGCAACTCAGGCTGTCAATGACACCTACGGCAAATAA
- a CDS encoding ABC transporter permease, protein MLRKWKQQSPYHLMLIPSLVLVFIFSYIPFYGLVIAFQKYNPGLGFNSPWVGWDNFAHIFNQPNFIRTIWNTLYMSVFKIIGGIVVPVIFALLLNEVLHSGVKRTFQTLVYIPNFLSWVIMAGIMLDILSANGIVNTFLGVFGIQPISFLGTPSLFPWTMIVSDIWKGFGFGTVVYLAALTSIDPGLYEAAVIDGAKRWKQTIYITLPLLMPTIVLMTVLSLGNVLNAGFDQIYNLYSPVVYQTGDIIDTYVYRLGIQQAQYSIGTAVGLFKSIISSILVAVSYILAYRVAGYRIF, encoded by the coding sequence ATGCTGCGAAAATGGAAACAGCAGAGCCCCTACCATCTCATGTTGATCCCGAGTCTGGTCTTGGTGTTTATTTTCAGCTATATCCCTTTTTACGGACTTGTTATTGCATTTCAGAAATACAATCCTGGCCTAGGTTTCAACTCACCATGGGTTGGATGGGACAACTTTGCACACATATTTAATCAGCCGAACTTCATAAGAACGATCTGGAATACATTGTACATGTCCGTGTTCAAAATTATCGGTGGGATTGTTGTCCCTGTTATCTTCGCATTACTGCTTAACGAGGTGCTCCATAGTGGAGTCAAACGTACATTTCAAACCCTCGTATATATCCCAAATTTCTTATCCTGGGTCATCATGGCCGGCATCATGCTCGATATCCTCAGTGCCAACGGCATCGTTAATACATTCCTTGGTGTATTCGGGATTCAGCCTATTTCCTTTCTTGGCACACCCTCTCTCTTTCCGTGGACGATGATTGTGAGTGACATCTGGAAAGGCTTCGGGTTCGGAACGGTCGTATACTTAGCTGCTCTTACGAGCATTGACCCAGGACTATATGAAGCCGCAGTGATTGACGGTGCCAAACGATGGAAGCAAACGATCTACATTACGCTTCCCCTGCTCATGCCAACCATTGTTTTGATGACTGTATTATCCCTCGGTAATGTACTCAATGCTGGATTCGATCAAATCTATAACCTATACTCCCCTGTCGTCTATCAGACGGGAGATATTATTGACACCTATGTATACCGACTTGGCATTCAGCAGGCTCAGTATTCGATTGGTACAGCCGTCGGATTATTCAAATCCATCATCTCCAGTATTCTGGTTGCTGTCTCGTACATTCTGGCATACAGGGTAGCCGGCTATCGTATCTTCTAA
- a CDS encoding carbohydrate ABC transporter permease, whose product MVYDKSLSRCLFHVVNYTILLVISLLCILPFINLLAVSFSSSSAVSAGTVTFWPVEFNTKAYEFALTGGAFFSSLWIAVKRTILGTLVNLILIVLTAYPLSKSKDKVMGRNIYMGFFIVTMLFNGGLIPTYLVVVKMGLIDSIWSLILPGALPVFSMIILMNFIRGLPEEIEESAIIDGAGPMQVLLRILLPLLKPALATVGLFSIVAHWNSWFDGIIYMNNPANYPLQSYLQTLLQSFEQIMLKSGSDYTQLLSMMNARTGRAAQMFLGAIPILLVYPFLQKYFTKGLVLGSVKG is encoded by the coding sequence ATGGTCTATGATAAAAGTTTGAGCAGGTGTCTATTTCATGTTGTGAACTATACGATATTGTTGGTCATCTCTCTACTCTGTATCCTCCCATTTATCAACTTGCTGGCTGTATCGTTCAGTAGTAGTTCGGCTGTATCTGCAGGCACTGTTACATTCTGGCCCGTCGAATTCAATACCAAAGCATATGAGTTTGCCCTAACGGGTGGAGCATTTTTTTCCTCTCTCTGGATCGCCGTGAAACGAACGATACTCGGAACGCTAGTGAATCTGATATTAATTGTGCTCACTGCCTATCCGTTATCCAAGTCGAAGGACAAAGTGATGGGTCGCAATATCTATATGGGCTTTTTCATCGTCACCATGCTATTTAATGGAGGGTTAATTCCAACGTATCTTGTGGTCGTCAAAATGGGACTCATTGATTCAATCTGGTCACTGATCCTACCAGGTGCTCTACCCGTATTTAGTATGATTATTCTTATGAATTTCATTAGAGGGTTACCAGAAGAGATTGAGGAATCCGCAATTATTGATGGAGCTGGGCCTATGCAAGTCTTACTCCGTATTTTGCTTCCACTCCTCAAACCCGCCCTTGCAACAGTAGGCTTGTTCAGTATCGTCGCTCATTGGAATTCCTGGTTTGATGGCATTATCTATATGAACAACCCAGCCAATTATCCATTACAAAGCTACTTACAGACCCTCCTGCAGAGCTTTGAACAGATTATGTTGAAATCTGGATCGGATTATACCCAACTCTTATCCATGATGAATGCCAGAACTGGACGCGCTGCTCAAATGTTCTTAGGTGCTATACCGATCCTGCTTGTATATCCATTTCTACAGAAGTACTTTACTAAAGGATTGGTGCTGGGTAGTGTCAAAGGATAA